The Lonsdalea populi genome window below encodes:
- the hslO gene encoding Hsp33 family molecular chaperone HslO — protein sequence MSTHDQLHRYLFESHAVRGELVTVSDTLQQVLENHDYPAPVQTLLGELLVATCLLTATLKFSGDITVQLQGDGPLKLAVINGNNAQQMRGVARLQGDLASESTLHDMIGNGYLVITITPTEGERYQGVVGLEGDTLAACLENYFQQSEQLPTRLFIRTGEHDGKPRAAGMLLQVLPAQESSRDDFDHLSQLTMTVKGEELFSLPANEVLYRLYHQEEVTVYEPQPVSFHCHCSRERCENALLTLSESEVDDILAQDGNIDMHCDYCGSHYVFDAADIGEIRQSASPTHRH from the coding sequence ATGTCCACACACGATCAATTGCACCGTTACCTGTTCGAAAGCCACGCCGTTCGCGGTGAACTGGTCACGGTCAGCGATACGCTCCAGCAGGTGCTGGAAAATCACGACTACCCGGCGCCAGTGCAAACGCTGCTCGGCGAACTGCTGGTGGCCACCTGCCTGCTGACCGCCACGCTGAAATTCAGCGGCGACATCACGGTCCAGCTACAGGGCGATGGTCCGCTGAAGCTGGCCGTCATCAACGGCAATAACGCGCAGCAGATGCGCGGCGTGGCTCGTCTGCAGGGGGACCTCGCCTCTGAAAGCACGCTGCACGACATGATCGGCAACGGCTACCTGGTGATCACCATTACACCGACCGAAGGCGAGCGCTATCAGGGTGTCGTCGGTCTTGAAGGCGACACCCTGGCAGCCTGCCTGGAAAACTACTTCCAGCAGTCAGAACAGCTGCCGACGCGCCTGTTTATCCGTACCGGCGAGCACGACGGCAAACCTCGCGCCGCCGGTATGCTGCTACAGGTGCTTCCGGCTCAGGAAAGCAGCCGGGACGACTTCGACCATCTCTCGCAACTGACGATGACCGTAAAAGGCGAGGAGTTATTTTCTCTGCCGGCCAATGAGGTGCTGTACCGCCTGTATCATCAGGAGGAGGTGACGGTGTACGAGCCGCAGCCGGTGAGTTTCCACTGCCACTGCTCGCGCGAACGCTGTGAGAACGCCCTGCTGACGTTGTCAGAAAGCGAAGTGGACGATATTTTGGCGCAGGACGGCAACATCGACATGCATTGCGATTATTGCGGTAGCCATTATGTCTTCGATGCGGCCGACATCGGCGAAATTCGTCAGTCCGCCTCACCCACCCATCGGCACTAA
- the ompR gene encoding osmolarity response regulator transcription factor OmpR: MQENYKILVVDDDMRLRALLERYLTEQGFQVRSVANAEQMDRLLTRESFHLMVLDLMLPGEDGLSICRRLRSQSNPMPIIMVTAKGEEVDRIVGLEIGADDYIPKPFNPRELLARIRAVLRRQANELPGAPSQEEAIVAFGKFKLNLGTREMFRDDEPMPLTSGEFAVLKALVSHPREPLSRDKLMNLARGREYSAMERSIDVQISRLRRMVEEDPAHPRYIQTVWGLGYVFVPDGSKA, encoded by the coding sequence ATGCAAGAGAATTACAAAATTCTGGTCGTTGATGACGATATGCGTCTGCGTGCGTTATTGGAGCGTTATCTCACTGAACAAGGGTTTCAGGTACGCAGCGTCGCTAATGCGGAACAGATGGATCGTCTGCTGACGCGCGAGTCTTTCCATTTGATGGTGCTGGACCTGATGCTGCCGGGCGAAGACGGCCTGTCGATTTGCCGCCGCCTGCGCAGTCAGAGCAACCCGATGCCGATCATCATGGTGACCGCGAAAGGAGAAGAGGTGGATCGCATCGTCGGGCTGGAAATTGGTGCAGACGACTATATTCCGAAACCGTTCAACCCGCGTGAACTGCTGGCCCGTATTCGCGCGGTACTGCGCCGTCAGGCTAATGAACTGCCGGGCGCGCCGTCTCAGGAAGAAGCGATTGTCGCTTTCGGCAAATTCAAGCTGAATCTGGGGACGCGCGAAATGTTCCGCGACGATGAGCCAATGCCGCTCACCAGCGGCGAGTTTGCCGTCTTGAAGGCGTTGGTCAGCCATCCGCGTGAGCCTTTGTCTCGCGATAAGCTGATGAATCTGGCCCGTGGTCGCGAATACAGCGCGATGGAGCGCTCCATCGACGTACAGATTTCCCGCCTGCGACGCATGGTCGAGGAAGATCCGGCCCACCCGCGTTATATTCAGACCGTCTGGGGTCTGGGCTACGTCTTCGTCCCGGACGGCAGTAAGGCATGA
- the envZ gene encoding two-component system sensor histidine kinase EnvZ gives MRRWRFSPRSSFARTLLLIVTLLFVSLVTTYLVVLNFAILPSLQQFNKVLAYEVRMLMTDKLQLEDGSALEVPPAFRREIYRELGISLYTNAAAEESGLRWAQHYQFLSQQMAQQLGGPTEVRVEVSKNTPVVWLKTWLSPDIWVRVPLTEIHQGDFSPLFRYTLAIMLLVIGGAWLFIRVQNRPLVELEHAALQVGKGIIPPPLREYGASEVRSVTRAFNQMAAGVKLLADDRTLLMAGVSHDLRTPLTRIRLATEMMDKEDEYLAESINKDIEECNAIIEQFIDYLRTGQEMQMEIADLNSILGEVVASESGYERQIDSEFWEGELLVYASPLSIKRAALNLVVNASRYGNGWIRVSSGSELQRAWFQVEDDGDGIAPEDLKYLFQPFVRGDSARSTSGTGLGLAIVQRIIDAHLGSLEVGSSEREGLLIRVYLPLAYARTTLEPTATADNFPGA, from the coding sequence ATGAGACGCTGGCGCTTTTCTCCGCGCAGCTCCTTTGCCCGCACGCTGTTGCTGATCGTCACCTTGCTGTTTGTCAGCCTGGTGACCACCTATCTGGTCGTATTGAATTTCGCGATCCTGCCGAGTTTGCAGCAGTTCAACAAGGTGCTGGCCTACGAGGTCAGGATGTTGATGACCGATAAACTGCAGTTGGAAGACGGCTCCGCGCTGGAAGTGCCGCCGGCCTTTCGGCGAGAAATCTACCGGGAGCTGGGCATTTCGCTGTATACCAATGCCGCGGCGGAAGAGAGTGGGTTGCGCTGGGCGCAGCACTATCAGTTTCTGAGCCAGCAGATGGCGCAGCAGTTGGGCGGCCCGACAGAAGTGCGGGTCGAAGTCAGTAAAAATACCCCGGTTGTGTGGCTGAAAACTTGGCTGTCTCCCGACATCTGGGTCCGCGTGCCGCTGACCGAGATTCATCAGGGCGATTTTTCGCCGCTCTTCCGTTATACCTTGGCGATTATGCTGCTGGTGATCGGCGGCGCCTGGCTGTTTATCCGCGTGCAGAATCGCCCGTTGGTGGAGCTGGAGCACGCCGCTCTGCAGGTCGGAAAAGGGATTATTCCGCCGCCGCTGCGGGAGTATGGCGCGTCCGAAGTGCGGTCGGTGACCCGTGCCTTTAACCAGATGGCGGCCGGCGTCAAGCTTCTTGCGGACGACCGCACCTTGCTGATGGCGGGCGTCAGCCACGATTTGCGAACGCCGCTCACTCGTATTCGTCTGGCGACGGAGATGATGGATAAAGAGGATGAATATCTGGCGGAGTCGATTAACAAGGATATCGAAGAGTGTAACGCCATCATTGAACAGTTCATCGACTATCTGCGTACCGGTCAGGAGATGCAGATGGAGATCGCCGACCTCAACAGTATTCTGGGCGAGGTGGTCGCTTCGGAAAGCGGCTATGAACGTCAAATAGACAGCGAGTTTTGGGAGGGTGAGCTGTTAGTCTATGCCAGCCCGCTTTCCATCAAACGCGCGGCGCTGAATCTGGTTGTCAACGCGTCTCGTTATGGCAACGGCTGGATCCGCGTCAGTAGCGGCAGCGAACTTCAGCGCGCCTGGTTCCAGGTGGAGGATGACGGCGACGGTATCGCCCCCGAAGATCTTAAATACCTGTTTCAACCGTTTGTCCGCGGTGACAGCGCGCGTAGCACCAGCGGTACCGGTCTGGGACTGGCCATCGTGCAGCGTATCATCGACGCGCATCTCGGTTCACTGGAAGTCGGCAGCAGCGAACGGGAGGGGCTGTTAATCAGAGTCTATCTGCCGCTGGCCTATGCCAGAACGACTCTCGAACCGACCGCCACGGCGGACAATTTTCCTGGCGCCTAA
- the greB gene encoding transcription elongation factor GreB: MRTDLITREGYESLHQELNYLWKERRPEITEKVAWAASLGDRSENADYQYNKRLLREIDRRVRYLRKRLQVVRVVDYSPQQDGKVFFGAWVEVENEDGDVKLFRIVGPDEIYGRKDYISIDAPMARALLKKSVDEKADVPTPTGRKTWYINKIAYGITAP, encoded by the coding sequence ATGAGAACCGATCTTATTACCCGTGAAGGATACGAATCCCTGCATCAGGAGCTCAATTACCTGTGGAAAGAGCGCAGACCGGAAATCACAGAAAAAGTCGCCTGGGCCGCCAGTCTGGGCGACCGTAGCGAAAACGCCGACTACCAGTACAACAAACGTCTGCTGCGTGAAATCGACCGGCGCGTCCGCTACTTGCGCAAACGCCTGCAGGTGGTGCGAGTGGTGGATTACTCGCCGCAGCAGGACGGCAAAGTCTTTTTCGGCGCATGGGTAGAGGTAGAAAACGAAGACGGCGACGTGAAACTATTCCGCATTGTCGGCCCGGACGAAATATACGGCCGCAAGGACTACATCTCCATCGACGCGCCGATGGCGCGGGCGCTGCTGAAAAAAAGCGTCGACGAAAAGGCGGACGTTCCGACACCGACCGGGAGAAAAACCTGGTACATCAATAAAATCGCCTACGGTATAACAGCCCCATAG
- the nudE gene encoding ADP compounds hydrolase NudE translates to MDNNLQKPKIIGVKTVARSRLFSIESVDLAFSNGERRVYERMRPSGREAVMIVPIIGDDLLLIREYAVGIEQYELGFPKGLIDAGETVFEAANRELKEEVGFGAEHFELLATLTLAPSYFSSQMNIVIARGLYPQRLQGDEPEPLIPVHWPQAQMMSLLQAPDFREARNVSALFLAHTHLFSPPSLK, encoded by the coding sequence ATGGATAATAATCTGCAAAAACCCAAAATTATCGGGGTTAAAACCGTAGCCCGCTCGCGTCTATTTAGTATTGAATCGGTGGATCTAGCGTTCAGCAACGGTGAGCGCCGCGTGTATGAACGGATGCGTCCTTCCGGCCGGGAAGCGGTGATGATTGTGCCGATCATCGGCGATGATTTGCTACTGATCCGCGAGTACGCGGTAGGGATTGAACAGTATGAGTTGGGCTTTCCCAAAGGGCTGATCGATGCCGGAGAAACGGTATTTGAAGCGGCTAACCGCGAATTGAAGGAAGAAGTCGGGTTTGGTGCGGAGCACTTCGAACTGCTGGCGACGTTGACGCTGGCCCCGTCCTATTTTTCCAGCCAGATGAATATCGTGATTGCCCGTGGACTTTATCCTCAACGCTTACAGGGGGATGAGCCGGAGCCGCTAATTCCGGTACATTGGCCGCAGGCGCAGATGATGTCGCTATTGCAGGCGCCGGATTTCCGTGAGGCGCGTAATGTCAGCGCGCTGTTCCTGGCGCACACGCACCTTTTCTCCCCGCCCTCTCTGAAATAG
- the yrfG gene encoding GMP/IMP nucleotidase, which translates to MNSELDWNKIDTVLLDMDGTLLDLAFDSYFWLQLVPQSLSERRGISLEEAKQQMAHEYQSVQHTLNWYCLDYWSRQLDLDIRQMTRDIASRARLRDDTAPFLRALRDSGRHTVLLTNAHPHSLSVKIERTGLDQHLDLLLSTHTYGFPKEDQRLWQAVQAQIGFDPARTLFVDDSEPILDAAKTFGIGYCLGVSNPDSSLPEEKTFHRHPATNDYRTLIPAFAGATGF; encoded by the coding sequence ATGAATTCCGAACTCGATTGGAACAAGATAGATACCGTGCTGCTGGACATGGACGGCACCTTGCTTGACCTCGCTTTCGACAGCTACTTCTGGCTGCAACTGGTGCCGCAATCGCTCAGCGAAAGGCGCGGCATCTCGTTGGAAGAAGCGAAACAGCAGATGGCGCACGAATATCAGTCCGTCCAGCATACGCTCAACTGGTACTGCCTCGACTACTGGAGCCGGCAGTTGGATCTCGATATACGCCAGATGACGCGAGACATCGCTTCACGCGCCCGGCTGCGGGACGACACCGCGCCTTTTCTCCGAGCGTTAAGAGACAGCGGCCGCCACACGGTTTTGCTGACCAACGCTCATCCGCATAGCCTGTCGGTCAAAATTGAACGCACGGGACTCGATCAGCACCTTGATTTATTACTTTCCACCCATACTTATGGCTTTCCGAAAGAAGATCAGCGTTTATGGCAGGCAGTACAGGCTCAGATTGGGTTTGACCCGGCACGGACCTTGTTTGTTGATGACAGCGAACCCATTTTGGATGCGGCCAAAACGTTCGGGATCGGCTACTGTCTGGGCGTCAGCAACCCGGACTCCAGTTTGCCCGAGGAAAAAACGTTCCATCGCCATCCGGCGACCAACGATTACCGGACGCTGATCCCCGCCTTCGCAGGCGCAACTGGTTTTTGA
- a CDS encoding intracellular growth attenuator family protein, with amino-acid sequence MSTILIILSVLLACLIAVGGFIGYRMYRRFLFAKRLPVVSGHRQLTSTERKAVEHYLVSKDADTTLPLTASASSPRLTRSLLSNRVYPITHSITRYGLSTDAPNKWRYFIDTQEVHLPPSWEQYITQNNEIELITTRSMPLVISLNGHSITEYINNSDSSNNRELPIGNASILPEENEHTELLSVRKETREEYATHRSRGLKDAAVLCCAFFLLVFSLNSPLAVLPWLAGTASLLAAWSCWQLFRSPREKELQDVHCLNGTPQCLGLFGESNQSRLGNISLGNIDLIYPPHWQPYIGHDLGKKTDVDIYQNRQVVRQGKYLSLHNEVKQFPLQKRGKNLVLACGALCSLLLLLSYVPLDLPLKLSLAWIKGANNIKVTQVDELERMPLHVGDTLQVRGTGMCYVPPVDHGPMPHSESAFQPFDCSAIYWNKADPLPLPESDIIEKTIALRATVNNQLHPPTNGDGASSPLASAIQKSGMILLNDFSDIVLKTEDLCEKEEDCTRLKNALINLGNVKSWNVLVRRASSGALKGTSVILRPVSAETLDTLVNNATDYFYLQELRNATNTLNSPPPAGFLIRSDEGNQFVTHPEPMTPLTEYRPAEQWQELQRLSAMLLHTSFEASGVITAISLDANGTRHISLHSEPDAVTLWRYLGSSILLLLFTSVFIINVVQLVMKHRRSKQRIADIQQYYARYLAPETSAAPALHGSASRSS; translated from the coding sequence ATGAGTACAATACTCATCATATTGTCTGTATTGTTAGCCTGTCTGATTGCGGTAGGGGGTTTCATTGGCTATCGCATGTATCGTCGTTTTCTTTTTGCCAAACGCCTGCCCGTCGTCTCTGGACATCGCCAGCTGACCTCAACGGAACGCAAGGCTGTAGAACATTATTTGGTGTCGAAAGATGCTGATACTACGCTGCCGCTAACCGCGTCGGCGTCTTCCCCGCGTCTGACGCGTTCTTTGCTCAGCAACCGCGTTTACCCCATCACGCACAGCATTACTCGCTATGGGCTTAGCACCGACGCGCCGAATAAATGGCGATACTTTATTGATACACAAGAAGTTCATCTTCCTCCCAGTTGGGAACAGTACATCACGCAGAATAACGAGATCGAGCTGATCACCACACGTTCGATGCCGCTGGTCATCTCTCTTAACGGACACTCGATCACGGAATATATCAACAACAGCGATTCCTCAAACAACCGCGAACTGCCGATTGGCAACGCCTCGATCCTCCCGGAAGAAAACGAGCATACCGAACTGCTTTCCGTGCGGAAGGAAACGCGGGAAGAGTACGCTACGCACCGTTCTCGCGGCCTTAAAGACGCCGCCGTGCTTTGCTGCGCCTTTTTTCTGTTGGTCTTCAGCCTCAACAGCCCGCTGGCAGTACTGCCGTGGCTAGCTGGCACCGCCTCTCTGCTGGCCGCATGGAGCTGTTGGCAGTTGTTTCGTTCACCCCGGGAAAAAGAGCTGCAGGACGTTCACTGTCTGAATGGTACGCCGCAGTGTCTGGGGCTCTTCGGCGAATCGAACCAGAGCCGTCTGGGCAATATTTCCCTCGGCAATATCGATCTGATTTATCCGCCGCACTGGCAACCTTATATCGGCCACGATTTAGGGAAAAAGACTGATGTAGATATCTATCAGAACCGGCAGGTCGTGCGGCAGGGAAAATATCTGTCGCTGCACAATGAGGTAAAACAGTTTCCCTTGCAGAAACGCGGCAAGAATCTAGTGCTGGCCTGCGGCGCGCTGTGCAGCCTGCTGCTGCTGTTGAGCTACGTTCCGCTCGATCTTCCGCTCAAGCTCAGCCTCGCCTGGATCAAAGGCGCAAATAACATTAAGGTCACACAGGTCGACGAACTGGAACGGATGCCGCTCCATGTGGGCGATACTTTGCAGGTGCGCGGCACCGGCATGTGTTACGTACCGCCGGTCGATCATGGCCCCATGCCCCACAGCGAGTCGGCTTTCCAACCCTTCGACTGCTCCGCTATTTACTGGAATAAAGCCGACCCGCTGCCGCTGCCTGAATCCGACATCATCGAAAAAACCATCGCCTTGCGCGCCACGGTTAACAATCAGCTACATCCTCCAACGAATGGCGACGGGGCCAGCTCACCGCTAGCCAGCGCGATCCAGAAGTCCGGCATGATTCTGCTGAACGACTTTTCCGACATCGTGCTGAAAACCGAAGATTTGTGCGAAAAGGAAGAGGATTGTACGCGCTTGAAAAACGCGCTGATTAACCTCGGCAACGTGAAAAGCTGGAACGTGTTGGTCCGGCGCGCCAGCTCCGGCGCGCTGAAAGGCACCAGCGTCATCCTGCGTCCCGTGAGTGCCGAAACGCTCGATACGTTGGTCAACAATGCTACGGACTATTTTTATTTGCAGGAGCTTCGCAACGCCACTAATACGTTGAACAGTCCGCCGCCAGCAGGGTTCCTAATCCGTAGCGATGAAGGCAACCAGTTCGTCACCCATCCAGAACCCATGACGCCATTGACGGAGTATCGACCGGCGGAACAGTGGCAGGAACTGCAGCGTTTGTCCGCGATGTTGCTGCACACATCATTCGAAGCCAGCGGCGTGATCACCGCGATCTCTTTGGATGCCAACGGTACTCGCCATATTTCCCTTCATAGCGAACCCGATGCGGTCACGCTATGGCGCTACCTCGGCAGCAGCATACTGCTTCTGCTGTTTACGAGCGTGTTCATCATCAACGTGGTACAGCTGGTCATGAAACATCGCCGCAGCAAACAGCGCATTGCCGATATCCAACAGTACTACGCCAGATATCTGGCGCCGGAGACCTCCGCTGCGCCAGCGTTACACGGCAGCGCCTCTCGTTCGTCGTGA
- the pckA gene encoding phosphoenolpyruvate carboxykinase (ATP) → MEINGQMSQAFSAYGIHDIRELVYNPSYDLLFEEETSPTLEGYERGIETELGAVAVDTGIFTGRSPKDKYIVRDDVTRDTVWWADQGTGKNDNHPLSQDVWLQLKQLVGEQLSGKRLFVVDAYCGANPDSRLKVRFITEVAWQAHFVKNMFIRPSEEELCDFVPDFTVLNGAKCTNPHWREQGLNSENFVAFNLTEGIQLIGGTWYGGEMKKGLFAIMNYLLPLKGIASMHCSANVGEAGDVAVFFGLSGTGKTTLSTDPNRQLIGDDEHGWDDDGVFNFEGGCYAKTIRLSQEAEPDIYGAIKRDALLENVTVRTDGSIDFDDGSKTENTRVSYPIDHILNIVKPVSKAGHATKVIFLTADAFGVLPPVSRLTSDQTQYHFLSGFTAKLAGTERGITEPTPTFSACFGAAFLTLHPTLYAEVLVKRMQASGAQAYLVNTGWNGTGKRISIKDTRGIIAAILNGSIEEAETKTLPIFNLSIPTTLAGVDPSILDPRDTYESAAQWEANAEDLAQRFIANFDKYTDTPAGAALVAAGPKI, encoded by the coding sequence ATGGAGATTAACGGCCAGATGTCACAGGCGTTTTCCGCTTACGGCATTCACGATATCCGCGAACTCGTCTATAACCCGAGTTACGATTTACTGTTTGAAGAAGAAACATCCCCTACATTAGAAGGTTACGAACGCGGCATCGAAACTGAACTGGGTGCGGTTGCCGTCGACACCGGTATTTTCACCGGCCGCTCTCCGAAAGATAAATACATTGTCCGTGATGACGTGACGCGCGATACCGTCTGGTGGGCCGATCAGGGCACCGGCAAAAATGACAACCATCCGCTTAGCCAGGATGTCTGGCTTCAGTTGAAGCAGTTGGTCGGCGAGCAACTCTCCGGGAAACGCCTTTTTGTCGTCGATGCCTACTGCGGCGCCAACCCCGATAGCCGACTGAAAGTCCGCTTCATCACCGAAGTCGCCTGGCAGGCGCATTTCGTGAAAAACATGTTTATCCGTCCGAGTGAGGAAGAGCTGTGCGACTTCGTCCCGGACTTTACCGTGCTGAACGGCGCGAAGTGCACCAACCCGCACTGGCGGGAGCAAGGGCTGAATTCGGAGAACTTTGTCGCCTTTAACCTCACCGAAGGTATCCAGTTGATCGGCGGAACGTGGTACGGCGGCGAAATGAAGAAAGGACTATTCGCCATCATGAACTACCTGCTGCCGCTGAAAGGCATTGCCTCCATGCACTGCTCCGCCAACGTTGGCGAAGCGGGCGACGTTGCGGTCTTCTTCGGCCTCTCCGGCACGGGTAAAACCACCCTGTCCACCGATCCTAACCGCCAGTTGATCGGCGATGACGAACACGGCTGGGACGACGACGGCGTCTTCAACTTCGAAGGCGGCTGTTACGCCAAAACCATCAGGCTCTCGCAGGAAGCCGAACCGGATATCTACGGTGCCATCAAGCGAGACGCGCTGCTGGAAAACGTGACCGTGCGGACGGACGGCAGCATCGACTTCGACGACGGCTCAAAAACCGAAAACACCCGGGTTTCCTATCCGATCGATCACATTCTGAATATCGTCAAACCGGTTTCCAAAGCGGGTCATGCCACCAAGGTTATTTTCCTGACCGCTGACGCGTTCGGCGTGCTGCCGCCGGTGTCTCGTCTGACGTCCGATCAGACGCAGTATCACTTCCTGTCCGGCTTCACCGCCAAACTGGCCGGAACGGAGCGCGGCATCACGGAGCCAACCCCGACCTTCTCCGCCTGCTTCGGCGCCGCCTTCCTCACGCTGCATCCCACGCTGTATGCCGAAGTGCTGGTGAAACGGATGCAGGCCTCCGGTGCACAGGCTTACCTGGTGAATACCGGTTGGAACGGCACCGGCAAACGTATTTCCATCAAGGATACGCGAGGCATTATCGCCGCTATCCTGAATGGCAGCATTGAAGAAGCGGAAACGAAAACGCTGCCTATCTTCAATTTGTCTATCCCGACCACGCTGGCCGGTGTGGACCCGTCGATTCTGGATCCGCGCGATACCTATGAGAGCGCCGCGCAGTGGGAAGCGAATGCAGAAGATCTGGCTCAACGCTTTATCGCCAACTTTGACAAATACACCGATACCCCGGCAGGCGCGGCGCTGGTCGCCGCCGGTCCGAAGATCTGA
- the hslR gene encoding ribosome-associated heat shock protein Hsp15, whose protein sequence is MSKASQHEDNSAVRLDKWLWAARIYKTRAVARDMVEGGKVHYNGQRSKPSKLVELNAELKLRQGNDERTIVILEIGAQRRSAPQAQAMYRETEVSIEKREKMAQARKMNALSMPHPDRRPDKKERRDLIKFKYSDAE, encoded by the coding sequence ATGAGCAAAGCCAGCCAGCATGAAGATAACAGCGCTGTCCGGCTGGATAAGTGGCTGTGGGCGGCCCGTATTTACAAAACCCGCGCCGTCGCCCGCGATATGGTCGAAGGCGGCAAGGTTCACTACAACGGTCAGCGCAGCAAGCCCAGCAAACTGGTCGAGCTGAATGCCGAGCTCAAATTACGTCAAGGCAACGACGAACGCACCATCGTGATCCTGGAGATCGGCGCACAGCGCCGATCCGCGCCTCAGGCACAGGCGATGTACCGGGAAACCGAGGTCAGTATTGAAAAACGGGAAAAAATGGCGCAGGCGAGAAAAATGAACGCGCTGTCCATGCCCCACCCCGACCGTCGCCCAGATAAGAAAGAGCGCCGGGATTTGATTAAATTTAAATACAGCGATGCGGAATAA